The following DNA comes from Thermococcus piezophilus.
TAATAGGGATTGCTCTCCTAGATTGAGAGGAATTTTCCAGCTCCAAGGAAGAAAATCATGGTTCTTGGCGTTGCGATATCTTTTATTTTCCTGGACAACTCTTGAGTAAGGATGGACACATCATTAAATGGGCTGATAGTTGCTACGACCTTTCCTTCTTGGGCGAGCCTCCGATCCATACAGTTGGTAAATTCTTCAGGAAAGTGACGTCTCTGCCGCTGAATTTGAGCATTGTCGTGAAAACGTGAAACGTGCTGAACGCGTCTACAATAATCCCGTTCACTCCCTCGTCAAGGACATGCTTGACGGCACTGTAAAACAAGAGCTCGGATGGTCGGTTAGGAAATACCTGATTTAGAACCATGTCTCCCATAGTAAAGGTTTCCAGAAACTGGTCCATTCCCAATTCCATGGGTAACCCTTCCCCGACTTTATCTTAGGATCTGCAGATAAAAACTTTCCTTAGAGTTTTCTAATTTTGGCCACAAAGAAGCCGCTCGTTCTGTGTCTATCAGGATAGAAACGCCTCGCGTTTCTTATCTCATCGCTCAGCTCGACGCCGAAGGGAGCGGTTAAAGCCGGCTCCCCGTATCTAAGGGGTAGAAGCTCGACGTCAAAGTTGTCGAGAACCCACTGGATTACGAACTCGTTCTCCTCGGGCTCAAGGGAGCAGGTAGAATAGACCAGAATTCCCCCAGGCTTTAGGTTCTCCAAGGCCACCTTCAGCATCTTTATTTGCAGTCCTTGGCAGAACTTCACATCCTCCATCGTGCGGCTGGTCTTCCGCTCTGGGTTCTTGTGTATCGTCCCCGAGCCAGTGCAGGGAGCATCGAGGAGGATTTTGTTGAACTCTATCCCAAGCTCCCCCATGTGGAGCGAGGACTTATGGATTAAAACCGTGTTGATAACGCCCAAACGTGAGAGGTTCAGGCGAGTCTCCTTCAGGCGTTCCTCGCCGACGTCAAAGGCGTAGATGATGCCTTCGTTTTTCATGAGCTGGGTCATGTAGGAGGTTTTTCCTCCGGGAGCGGCGGCCATGTCAGCTATGACATCCCCTGGCTGTGGCTCCAGAGCAACGGGAGGATACATTGACGAGGCCTCTTGGATGTAGAGCAGCCCGCTCAGGTATTCGGGTGTTGAAGTCATCGAGAATGGTTCTCTGGTTAGGCAGAAGCCTTCCCTCGCCCAGGGCACTCGCCTGAATTGGAAGCCCTTCTTGTTGAGCAGCTTTGTGAGCTGGGACACTTCAATGCGAAGCGTGTTAATCCTAAAGCACCTCGGCAGGGGCTTTTCCATAGCCTCAGCTATTGCCAGAGCTCTCTTGCCCCAGAGCTCGTAATAGCGCTCCGCGAAGGTCTTCGAGTAGCCGAGGCTGAAGAGTTTCTGGAGCATAACTAAAGTTGGAATGGGGATTTTAAACCTTAACCCCTAGAAACAAAGGAAGAAACGGTCAAAAATAGGGGTCACACCTTAATCCCGCCCATAACCAGGGCCATCGCGGACTTCTGGGCGTGTAAGCGGTTCTCGGCCTGGTCGAAGACGACGCTGTTGGGGCTGTCGATGACGTCGTCGGTGACTTCCTCTCCCCTGTGGGCTGGGAGGCAGTGCATGAATATGTAATCCGGCTTGGCGTGCTTGACAAGGTCCTTGTTGACCTGGAATGGCTTGAATCTCCTTCTTCTCTCCTCTGCCTCAGCCTCCTGGCCCATACTGGCCCAGACATCTGTGTAGATGACGTCAGCATCCTTGACGGCCTTGACCGGGTCGTGGAGGAGCTCAAAGGAGCCACCGCTCTCAGCCGCGTTCTGTTCGGCCCACTTGATGACCCTCTCGTCTGGCTCGTAGCCCTCTGGAGTTGCAACGACGACGTGAGCGCCAAGCTTGGTTCCGGCAATCATGAGGGAGTGGGCCACGTTGTTACCATCGCCGACGTAGACAATCTTGAGGCCCGCTATGCGGCCTTTCTTCTCGAGAATGGTCTGGTAATCGGCCAGAGCCTGGCAGGGGTGGGAAAAGTCGCTCAGGCCGTTGATGACCGGAACATCCGCGTACTTGGCGAGGTCGACGACGTCCTGGTGGTCAAAAACACGGGCCATTATTCCGTCGACGTACTTGCTCAGAACGCGGGCGGTATCGGCTATCGTCTCACCGCGCCTGAGTTGCAAATCATTGGCGTTAAGGTAGAGACCGTAACCGCCGAGCTGGTAGATTCCAACCTCAAAG
Coding sequences within:
- a CDS encoding DUF257 family protein, producing MELGMDQFLETFTMGDMVLNQVFPNRPSELLFYSAVKHVLDEGVNGIIVDAFSTFHVFTTMLKFSGRDVTFLKNLPTVWIGGSPKKERS
- a CDS encoding NOL1/NOP2/sun family putative RNA methylase, with protein sequence MLQKLFSLGYSKTFAERYYELWGKRALAIAEAMEKPLPRCFRINTLRIEVSQLTKLLNKKGFQFRRVPWAREGFCLTREPFSMTSTPEYLSGLLYIQEASSMYPPVALEPQPGDVIADMAAAPGGKTSYMTQLMKNEGIIYAFDVGEERLKETRLNLSRLGVINTVLIHKSSLHMGELGIEFNKILLDAPCTGSGTIHKNPERKTSRTMEDVKFCQGLQIKMLKVALENLKPGGILVYSTCSLEPEENEFVIQWVLDNFDVELLPLRYGEPALTAPFGVELSDEIRNARRFYPDRHRTSGFFVAKIRKL
- the argF gene encoding ornithine carbamoyltransferase — its product is MVVSLAGRDLLCLQDFTREEIETILKTAEMMKIWNKIGKPHRVLEGKTLAMIFQKPSTRTRISFEVGIYQLGGYGLYLNANDLQLRRGETIADTARVLSKYVDGIMARVFDHQDVVDLAKYADVPVINGLSDFSHPCQALADYQTILEKKGRIAGLKIVYVGDGNNVAHSLMIAGTKLGAHVVVATPEGYEPDERVIKWAEQNAAESGGSFELLHDPVKAVKDADVIYTDVWASMGQEAEAEERRRRFKPFQVNKDLVKHAKPDYIFMHCLPAHRGEEVTDDVIDSPNSVVFDQAENRLHAQKSAMALVMGGIKV